One genomic window of Micromonospora sp. WMMD1128 includes the following:
- a CDS encoding helix-turn-helix domain-containing protein, which yields MTTMATTPGEDGSRRNWTFLTNHGHVLLVIARNPTARLRDVAAEVGVTERAAQAIVADLEAGGYLRRTRVGRRNEYTINPTGRFRHPAEADQQVGALLDLFAAEPARDTTER from the coding sequence ATGACCACCATGGCGACCACACCAGGCGAGGACGGGAGCCGCCGGAACTGGACCTTCCTCACCAACCACGGGCACGTGCTGCTGGTCATCGCGCGCAACCCCACCGCACGACTGCGGGACGTGGCCGCCGAGGTGGGCGTCACCGAGCGCGCGGCCCAAGCCATCGTCGCCGACCTGGAGGCCGGCGGTTACCTCCGCCGCACCCGGGTGGGCCGGCGCAACGAATACACGATCAACCCGACCGGCCGCTTCCGGCACCCGGCCGAGGCCGACCAGCAGGTGGGTGCGCTGCTCGACCTATTCGCCGCCGAACCGGCCCGGGACACCACCGAGCGGTGA